A stretch of Microbacterium sp. 4R-513 DNA encodes these proteins:
- the frr gene encoding ribosome recycling factor, with the protein MIADVLSDAATRMDRAVEAAKDDFASVRTGRANPQLFQKILVDYYGTPTPLAQLASLNNPEARTLVVTPYDKSALKAIEQAIRDTPNLGANPSNDGNIVRVTLPELTEERRREFVKIVRSKGEDAKVHVRGIRRKSKDDLDDLKSEFGEDELARAEKELDALTRSHVDAIDEALKRKEAELLEV; encoded by the coding sequence GTGATCGCCGACGTTCTGTCCGATGCCGCGACGCGCATGGATCGCGCAGTGGAGGCCGCGAAGGACGACTTCGCCAGCGTCCGGACGGGTCGTGCGAACCCGCAGCTCTTCCAGAAGATCCTGGTCGACTACTACGGCACGCCGACCCCCCTGGCGCAGCTCGCTTCGCTCAACAACCCCGAGGCGCGCACGCTCGTCGTGACGCCCTACGACAAGTCGGCGCTCAAGGCGATCGAGCAGGCGATCCGCGACACTCCGAACCTCGGCGCCAACCCCTCCAACGACGGCAACATCGTCCGCGTGACGCTTCCCGAGCTCACCGAGGAGCGCCGGCGCGAGTTCGTCAAGATCGTTCGGTCGAAGGGCGAGGACGCGAAGGTGCACGTGCGCGGCATCCGTCGCAAGTCGAAGGACGATCTCGACGACCTGAAGAGCGAGTTCGGCGAAGACGAGCTCGCCCGCGCCGAGAAGGAGCTCGACGCCCTCACGCGTTCGCACGTCGACGCCATCGACGAGGCGCTCAAGCGCAAAGAGGCAGAACTCCTCGAGGTCTGA
- a CDS encoding phosphatidate cytidylyltransferase, with amino-acid sequence MSDASGDAPGPSPAESHPPQSRRDAARVRRDQVPPTGPQPQAQPHDSSAALQQQFRAARDGLENQVAHARAEFEEANERIKQRTGRDLILASLIGLAMGAVLIASLVFVKWLFLFFALAATVLGLFEFGRALNSVGRKMDVWPQIGAGVVLVLAGYFLDPWLQWVTTFVAVAFVIVWRLLAQMASHDGRMYGAVLADVLVAGFAQLYVAFLASLCVVLLRQDGGEWWVLGFIIIAVASDTGAYASGLAFGRHPMAPRISPKKTWEGFAGAALAALVAGLLVGLFMLHIPWWAGLILGAVILLTATAGDLAESMIKRDLGIKDMSSWLPGHGGVLDRLDSILLSIVAALALYYLLTPLAV; translated from the coding sequence ATGTCGGACGCATCCGGCGACGCGCCGGGGCCGTCGCCCGCGGAGTCGCATCCGCCGCAGAGCAGGCGCGACGCGGCCCGTGTAAGGCGCGACCAGGTCCCGCCCACCGGGCCCCAGCCGCAAGCGCAGCCGCACGATTCGTCCGCCGCGCTCCAGCAGCAGTTCCGCGCGGCGCGCGACGGACTCGAGAACCAGGTCGCGCACGCACGCGCCGAATTCGAAGAGGCGAACGAGCGCATCAAGCAGCGCACAGGACGAGACCTCATCCTCGCGAGCCTCATCGGCCTCGCGATGGGCGCGGTGCTCATCGCTTCGCTCGTCTTCGTGAAGTGGCTCTTCCTGTTCTTCGCCCTCGCCGCGACCGTGCTCGGGCTCTTCGAGTTCGGGCGCGCGCTCAACAGCGTGGGCCGCAAGATGGACGTCTGGCCGCAGATCGGGGCCGGCGTCGTCCTCGTGCTCGCCGGCTACTTCCTCGATCCGTGGCTGCAATGGGTCACGACGTTCGTCGCCGTGGCGTTCGTCATCGTTTGGCGGCTGCTGGCGCAGATGGCGTCCCACGACGGCCGGATGTACGGCGCCGTCCTCGCGGACGTCCTCGTGGCGGGCTTCGCCCAGCTCTACGTCGCCTTCCTGGCGAGTCTCTGCGTCGTGCTCCTGCGCCAGGACGGCGGCGAATGGTGGGTCCTGGGCTTCATCATCATCGCCGTCGCCTCGGACACCGGCGCCTACGCGTCCGGGCTGGCCTTCGGGCGGCATCCCATGGCCCCCCGGATCAGCCCGAAGAAGACCTGGGAGGGCTTCGCCGGCGCGGCTCTCGCGGCTCTCGTCGCGGGCCTTCTCGTGGGCTTGTTCATGCTTCACATCCCGTGGTGGGCCGGGCTCATCCTCGGTGCCGTCATCCTCCTGACCGCCACCGCGGGCGACCTGGCCGAGTCGATGATCAAGCGCGACCTCGGCATCAAGGACATGAGCTCGTGGCTGCCCGGCCACGGCGGCGTCCTCGACCGGCTCGACTCGATCCTCCTGTCCATCGTGGCGGCGCTCGCGCTGTACTACCTCCTGACCCCCCTGGCAGTCTGA
- a CDS encoding DivIVA domain-containing protein has product MTSSPPETSDSPVAAFPEASGRTKGYEKRAVDAFLRRAKAAFDDPSDPETALTAADVRRVAFPLVKRGYVISAVDAALGRIEDAFAARERQAVVTRSGAREWVGRTKETAQVVLDRLSRPRGQRFDRVGIMRYGYRLDEVDLVADKIARYLETGDNVTVEQVRAVAFRMQRGGYRETQVDAVLDAVVEVMLAVA; this is encoded by the coding sequence ATGACCTCCTCGCCCCCCGAAACGTCCGATTCGCCCGTCGCGGCATTCCCCGAGGCATCGGGCCGTACGAAGGGGTATGAGAAGCGCGCCGTCGACGCCTTCCTGCGCCGAGCGAAGGCCGCGTTCGACGACCCTTCCGATCCCGAGACCGCGCTGACTGCGGCCGACGTGCGGCGCGTGGCATTCCCGCTCGTGAAGCGCGGCTACGTCATCTCCGCGGTGGATGCCGCGCTCGGCCGCATCGAGGATGCCTTCGCCGCGCGGGAGCGTCAGGCCGTCGTCACCCGGTCCGGCGCGCGCGAGTGGGTCGGTCGCACGAAGGAGACGGCGCAGGTGGTCCTGGACCGTCTGTCGCGTCCCCGCGGACAGCGGTTCGACCGCGTGGGCATCATGCGCTACGGCTACCGCCTCGACGAGGTCGACCTCGTGGCCGACAAGATCGCGCGCTACCTCGAGACGGGCGACAACGTGACGGTCGAGCAGGTGCGCGCCGTCGCCTTCCGCATGCAGCGAGGCGGGTATCGCGAGACACAGGTGGATGCCGTCCTCGACGCCGTCGTCGAGGTCATGCTCGCCGTGGCCTGA
- a CDS encoding lytic transglycosylase domain-containing protein — translation MTSGNEMIPVASRRMRRQEAANAATAVATAPGRAAAPQQRWSRRRNVLGVFAALAAIGFVAAYVGPTGSALMAANADEAAPVTLYASGLGDIQSLELASADGETQAAAFDRGGYSVYVTPKPTPTPTPTKSAKSGSSGWAPPFVSPDPGSAQAIAYDMVRARGWGDDQFSCLVALWNKESGWRVNAYNRGSGAYGIPQALPGSKMGSAGADWETNPATQIAWGLGYIGGRYGTPCGAWGHSQSTGWY, via the coding sequence GTGACTTCCGGCAACGAGATGATTCCCGTGGCGTCCCGACGGATGCGTCGTCAGGAGGCGGCGAACGCCGCAACCGCAGTCGCGACGGCTCCCGGGCGCGCCGCCGCGCCGCAGCAGCGCTGGTCGCGCCGGCGCAATGTGCTGGGTGTCTTCGCAGCCCTCGCGGCCATCGGGTTCGTGGCCGCCTACGTCGGACCCACCGGCTCGGCGCTCATGGCCGCCAACGCCGATGAAGCAGCCCCCGTGACGCTCTACGCGAGCGGGCTCGGCGACATCCAGAGCCTCGAGCTCGCATCGGCCGACGGCGAGACCCAAGCGGCGGCCTTCGACCGGGGCGGCTACTCGGTCTACGTCACCCCCAAGCCCACACCTACACCGACTCCCACCAAATCCGCGAAGTCCGGCTCGTCCGGATGGGCGCCGCCGTTCGTCTCGCCCGACCCGGGCTCGGCGCAGGCCATCGCGTACGACATGGTGCGGGCGCGCGGGTGGGGCGACGACCAGTTCTCGTGCCTCGTGGCCCTGTGGAACAAGGAGTCCGGCTGGAGGGTCAACGCCTACAACCGGGGGAGCGGGGCATACGGCATCCCGCAAGCGCTCCCCGGCAGCAAGATGGGCTCGGCCGGCGCGGACTGGGAGACCAACCCCGCGACGCAGATCGCGTGGGGCCTCGGCTACATCGGCGGCCGTTACGGCACCCCCTGCGGCGCGTGGGGACACTCGCAGAGCACCGGCTGGTATTGA
- a CDS encoding AI-2E family transporter gives MKLHNPFRVAFVATLGVGLGLLLITSIQSLSTILLYVGTALFLSLGLDPVVAWLERRKLPRWAAVLITIVGVLAVFAGIILMVLPIIFDQVGQLVAAITDIVEGGTIVEDMKAWLQGVFPQLKVDEVFTYAQQWLQDNVGNISGSIGQGVLALGGALIAGLTGAFIVLILTIYFTASTPALKKSVYQLVPASKRPRFIDLSEQITDSVGYYVIGQLSLGAINGVLSAIFLSIIGAPFPAVLAVIAFFFSIIPLVGTLTGSTIIVLFTLGLGSPTTALIAAIYYLIYMQIEAYVISPRIMNRAVSVPGAVVVIAALAGGALLGLLGALVAIPVAASILIIYRQVVIPRQNER, from the coding sequence GTGAAGCTGCACAACCCGTTCCGCGTGGCGTTCGTCGCGACGCTGGGCGTCGGACTGGGCCTCCTGCTCATCACGAGCATCCAGTCGCTGTCGACCATCCTCTTGTACGTCGGGACCGCGCTGTTCCTGTCGCTGGGCCTCGACCCGGTCGTGGCGTGGCTCGAGCGGCGCAAGCTGCCCCGCTGGGCGGCTGTGCTCATCACGATCGTCGGTGTGCTCGCGGTGTTCGCCGGAATCATCCTCATGGTCCTGCCGATCATCTTCGACCAGGTGGGCCAGCTCGTCGCCGCCATCACGGACATCGTCGAGGGGGGCACGATCGTCGAAGACATGAAGGCGTGGCTGCAGGGCGTCTTCCCGCAGCTCAAGGTCGACGAGGTCTTCACCTACGCCCAGCAGTGGCTGCAGGACAACGTCGGCAACATCAGCGGCTCGATCGGCCAGGGCGTGCTCGCGCTCGGCGGTGCGCTCATCGCGGGCCTCACGGGTGCGTTCATCGTGCTGATCCTCACGATCTACTTCACCGCGTCGACGCCGGCGCTCAAGAAGTCGGTCTACCAGCTCGTCCCCGCCTCGAAGCGTCCCCGCTTCATCGACCTGTCCGAGCAGATCACCGACTCGGTCGGCTACTACGTCATCGGGCAGTTGAGCCTCGGTGCGATCAACGGCGTCCTGAGCGCCATCTTCTTGAGCATCATCGGCGCGCCGTTCCCCGCGGTCCTCGCCGTCATCGCGTTCTTCTTCTCGATCATCCCGCTCGTCGGAACCCTCACGGGCTCGACGATCATCGTGCTCTTCACGCTCGGCCTGGGCTCACCGACGACGGCGCTCATCGCGGCGATCTACTACCTCATCTACATGCAGATCGAGGCGTACGTGATCTCGCCCCGCATCATGAACCGCGCCGTCTCGGTGCCCGGCGCGGTCGTCGTGATCGCCGCCCTCGCGGGCGGTGCGCTCCTCGGCCTTCTCGGCGCCCTCGTCGCCATCCCGGTGGCGGCGAGCATCCTGATCATCTACCGGCAGGTCGTCATCCCGCGCCAGAACGAGCGGTGA
- a CDS encoding glycosyl transferase, with the protein MRFVWAVAAFVLAAVMIGAGIAQRTVFQGPKTQTTAISVEEDAPYTLIDGSVLNAMPGAQTLRATGDGTIFAAYGRTADMKAWLSDTTYNVVTLDGDGVPEAELVEPAVADDTATEGTDAASPDATAPADPAAGDAAATGEAAAADDAAGDATAGEGSGRSPIGSDLWLDEFQQDDLLVAPLQLPDTMSVLIATDGTQPAPSALSISWPIENSTPWAGPLIVGGGILMALGIFLYILGIRHVRRSRGPRRKGLPLPVTEPIDLAVAGADKGVISSGKPTRRALAGGGKRAFILIPAVAVSALLFTGCSSDAWPDLAGTPTPSPTESVIVPEGQQAPAVTESQAERILSRIAATVADADANLDATLAATRLDGAMLAERSTNYKLRSAIADFKSPPAIPTKPVFPLLPQAKDEWPRTVMAVVADKDNKTANIMMMTQQDAWSDYKLSYMSSLEAETTLPDLAPPYIGATGVAPDSPFLVMQPDQVAAAYADILNKGEDSEFYGMFDEAGDQFRAGVLADRQKRLDEFNATGAQTGSLTFESAAGTDAPLALATLESGAIVAVSLTETDTVKPTNADAVIKVGDNPTVKTLAGVDQSATGFTTTWSDQLFFYVPSQGSTEKIQLLGYASDILDAKVIK; encoded by the coding sequence GTGCGTTTCGTGTGGGCCGTCGCGGCATTCGTGCTCGCGGCCGTGATGATCGGGGCGGGAATCGCTCAGCGTACGGTCTTCCAGGGACCGAAGACTCAGACGACCGCCATCTCGGTCGAAGAGGACGCTCCGTACACCCTCATCGACGGGTCCGTCCTCAATGCGATGCCCGGCGCCCAGACCCTCCGCGCGACGGGGGACGGCACGATCTTCGCCGCCTACGGCCGCACGGCCGACATGAAGGCCTGGCTGTCTGACACGACCTACAACGTCGTCACCCTCGACGGCGACGGCGTCCCCGAGGCCGAGCTCGTCGAGCCGGCCGTGGCGGACGACACCGCGACAGAGGGGACGGATGCCGCTTCCCCCGACGCGACTGCTCCCGCCGACCCGGCCGCGGGCGACGCGGCTGCCACCGGAGAAGCTGCCGCTGCGGATGACGCCGCCGGCGATGCCACTGCCGGCGAGGGCTCCGGCCGCAGCCCGATCGGCTCGGACCTCTGGCTCGACGAGTTCCAGCAGGACGACCTTCTGGTGGCGCCCCTGCAGCTCCCCGACACGATGAGCGTCCTGATCGCGACGGATGGCACGCAGCCCGCGCCGAGCGCCCTCTCCATCTCCTGGCCGATCGAGAACTCGACGCCCTGGGCGGGCCCGCTCATCGTCGGCGGCGGCATCCTGATGGCTCTCGGGATCTTCCTGTACATCCTCGGCATCCGTCACGTCCGCCGCTCGCGCGGCCCGCGCCGCAAGGGCCTGCCGCTGCCCGTCACCGAACCGATCGATCTGGCCGTCGCCGGCGCGGACAAGGGCGTCATCAGCTCGGGCAAGCCGACGCGCCGTGCCCTCGCCGGCGGAGGCAAGCGCGCCTTCATCCTCATCCCCGCCGTCGCCGTCTCGGCGCTCCTGTTCACGGGCTGCTCCTCGGACGCCTGGCCCGACCTGGCCGGTACGCCCACCCCGAGCCCCACCGAGTCGGTCATCGTCCCCGAAGGCCAGCAGGCACCGGCCGTCACCGAGTCGCAGGCCGAGCGCATCCTCTCGCGCATCGCGGCGACGGTCGCCGACGCCGACGCCAACCTCGATGCGACGCTCGCAGCTACGCGCCTGGACGGCGCGATGCTCGCTGAGCGCTCCACGAACTACAAGCTCCGCAGCGCTATCGCCGACTTCAAGTCGCCCCCTGCGATTCCGACGAAGCCGGTGTTCCCGCTCCTGCCGCAGGCGAAGGACGAGTGGCCGCGCACCGTCATGGCCGTCGTTGCCGACAAGGACAACAAGACCGCCAACATCATGATGATGACGCAGCAGGACGCGTGGTCGGATTACAAGCTCAGCTACATGTCGAGCCTCGAGGCCGAGACGACGCTGCCCGACCTCGCACCGCCGTACATCGGAGCCACGGGGGTGGCGCCCGACTCGCCGTTCCTCGTGATGCAGCCCGATCAGGTCGCGGCCGCCTATGCCGACATCCTCAACAAGGGCGAGGACAGCGAGTTCTACGGCATGTTCGACGAGGCGGGCGACCAGTTCCGCGCGGGTGTGCTCGCCGACCGCCAGAAGCGGCTGGACGAGTTCAACGCGACGGGGGCGCAGACCGGCAGCCTCACGTTCGAATCGGCCGCGGGGACCGATGCCCCTCTGGCGCTCGCTACGCTGGAGAGCGGCGCGATCGTCGCCGTGAGCCTCACCGAGACCGACACCGTCAAGCCCACCAACGCGGACGCCGTCATCAAGGTCGGCGACAACCCGACCGTGAAGACGCTCGCGGGGGTGGACCAGTCCGCCACGGGGTTCACGACGACGTGGAGCGACCAGCTGTTCTTCTACGTCCCGAGCCAGGGCTCGACCGAGAAGATCCAGCTGCTCGGCTACGCCTCCGACATCCTCGACGCGAAGGTGATCAAGTGA
- the glgB gene encoding 1,4-alpha-glucan branching protein GlgB, translating into MTQIDDQILDTVATGSYHDPHSVLGIHAGVDGQGAKEWVVRARRPLARSVTAVFTDGTEVPLEHIRNGIWEGARSGDPGSYHLVTTYDGAPDYIADDPYRHAPVLGELDIHLIHEGRHEQLWNVLGAHVREHESTWGTSFAVWAPNARAVRVVGDFNSWDGQGHSMRSMGSSGVWELFVPALGPGATYKFQILTRRGDWITKADPVARFAEVPPATASVVVQSSYSWGDGDWMTRRAKTQQVSQPISIYELHFGSWRPGLGYRDAADQLIEYVTAQGFTHVEFMPLAEHPFGGSWGYQVTGYYAPTSRFGHPDDLKYLIDRLHQADIGVIMDWVPGHFPKDSFALARFDGEALYEHPDPRRGEHKDWGTYIFDYGRREVRNFLVANALYWLEEFHVDGLRVDAVASMLYLDYSREEGEWVPNVHGGRENLEAISFLQEVNATAYKRYPGIAMIAEESTSFPGVTAPTSRAGLGFGFKWNMGWMNDSLQYIKRDPMYRAHHEGELSFSFVYAFSENYILPISHDEVVHGKGSLFGRMPGDHWQKLANMRAYLAYMWGHPGKQLLFMGQEFGQMSEWSESRALDWWLLDQPSHAQLHSFVGVLNRVYRAHSALWARDSDGAAFSRLGAPTWNPNVIAFSRRDWHGNTVVVVANFSGVPVYDFELDMPETGVWHEVLNTDASEYGGSGVGNLGVVNANDDKRATMILPPLGVLYLRHDPEAHIPSPTRG; encoded by the coding sequence ATGACCCAGATCGACGATCAGATCCTCGACACCGTCGCGACCGGCTCGTACCACGATCCGCACTCCGTGCTCGGGATCCACGCGGGCGTAGACGGCCAGGGGGCAAAGGAGTGGGTCGTGCGCGCGCGCCGCCCCCTCGCCCGCAGCGTGACGGCGGTCTTCACCGACGGCACGGAGGTGCCGCTGGAGCACATCCGCAACGGCATCTGGGAGGGCGCGCGGTCGGGCGACCCCGGCTCGTACCACCTCGTGACGACGTACGACGGCGCGCCCGACTACATCGCGGATGACCCCTACCGTCACGCGCCGGTCCTGGGCGAGCTCGACATCCACCTCATCCATGAGGGTCGTCACGAGCAGCTGTGGAACGTGCTCGGCGCGCACGTGCGCGAGCACGAGAGCACGTGGGGCACCTCGTTCGCGGTCTGGGCGCCGAATGCGCGCGCGGTCCGCGTCGTCGGCGACTTCAACAGCTGGGACGGCCAGGGCCACTCGATGCGCTCCATGGGGTCCAGCGGTGTGTGGGAGCTGTTCGTCCCCGCCCTCGGCCCCGGTGCGACCTACAAGTTCCAGATCCTCACGCGTCGCGGCGACTGGATCACCAAGGCCGACCCCGTCGCGCGTTTCGCTGAGGTGCCGCCGGCCACGGCATCCGTCGTCGTCCAGAGCTCGTACTCCTGGGGCGACGGGGACTGGATGACGCGCCGGGCCAAGACGCAGCAGGTGTCGCAGCCCATCTCGATCTACGAGCTGCACTTCGGGTCGTGGCGACCGGGTCTCGGATACCGGGATGCCGCGGACCAGCTCATCGAGTACGTGACCGCACAGGGCTTCACGCACGTCGAGTTCATGCCGCTCGCGGAGCACCCCTTCGGCGGCTCCTGGGGCTACCAGGTCACGGGCTACTACGCGCCGACGAGCCGCTTCGGACACCCCGACGATCTCAAGTACCTGATCGACCGCCTGCATCAGGCCGACATCGGCGTGATCATGGACTGGGTCCCCGGGCACTTCCCCAAGGACTCCTTCGCCCTCGCCCGCTTCGACGGCGAGGCGCTGTACGAGCATCCGGATCCCCGCCGCGGCGAGCACAAGGACTGGGGCACGTACATCTTCGACTACGGACGCCGCGAGGTGCGCAACTTCCTCGTCGCGAACGCCCTCTACTGGCTCGAGGAGTTCCACGTCGACGGTCTCCGGGTCGATGCGGTCGCGTCGATGCTGTACCTCGACTACTCGCGCGAAGAGGGCGAGTGGGTTCCGAACGTGCACGGCGGACGGGAGAACCTCGAGGCGATCTCGTTCCTGCAGGAGGTCAACGCGACGGCGTACAAGCGCTATCCCGGCATCGCGATGATCGCCGAGGAGTCCACGAGCTTCCCGGGCGTCACCGCGCCGACGAGCCGCGCGGGACTCGGGTTCGGGTTCAAGTGGAACATGGGCTGGATGAACGACTCGCTCCAGTACATCAAGCGCGACCCGATGTACCGGGCGCACCACGAGGGCGAGCTGTCGTTCTCGTTCGTCTACGCCTTCAGCGAGAACTACATCCTGCCGATCAGCCACGACGAGGTCGTGCACGGCAAGGGCAGCCTCTTCGGACGGATGCCGGGCGACCACTGGCAGAAGCTCGCGAACATGCGCGCGTACCTCGCGTATATGTGGGGCCACCCCGGCAAGCAGCTCCTGTTCATGGGCCAGGAGTTCGGCCAGATGTCGGAGTGGTCCGAGTCGCGCGCGCTGGACTGGTGGCTTCTCGACCAGCCCTCCCACGCCCAGCTGCACTCCTTCGTCGGCGTGCTCAACCGCGTCTATCGCGCGCACTCCGCGCTGTGGGCCCGTGACAGCGACGGCGCGGCGTTCTCGCGTCTCGGCGCGCCGACGTGGAACCCCAACGTGATCGCGTTCTCACGGCGCGACTGGCACGGCAACACGGTGGTCGTCGTCGCGAACTTCTCGGGCGTCCCCGTCTACGACTTCGAGCTCGACATGCCCGAGACAGGCGTCTGGCACGAGGTGCTCAACACCGATGCGAGCGAGTACGGCGGATCGGGCGTCGGGAACCTCGGCGTCGTGAATGCGAACGACGACAAGCGCGCGACGATGATCCTGCCGCCCCTCGGGGTGCTCTACCTCCGGCACGACCCGGAAGCGCACATCCCCTCGCCGACGCGAGGCTGA
- a CDS encoding alpha-1,4-glucan--maltose-1-phosphate maltosyltransferase translates to MPLALPSPSTPGGRFRPKAYVGEVVPFRTTAFREGHDRIGVHVRLFSPSGDESLHRLRPLDDGFDRWATLVAPLEQGVWRFRFEGFADEFATWEHAAEVKIAAGVDAPLMREMGARLFERAARERGRPAAEKRTLTDAAARLREASVDDDAALEIVRDPVIAEFFAARPLASLVTVGDTQELLVERERAGVGAWYEFFPRSEGARLLKDGTVKSGTFRTAAKRLPAVAAMGFEVLYLPPIHPIGRLNRKGRNNTLDPQPGDPGSPWAIGAAEGGHDTVHPDLGSLADFRAFVRSAQAEGIEVALDLALQAAPDHPWVTEHPEWFTTLPDGSIAYAENPPKKYQDIYPVNFDNDPEGIKAEVLRIVRHWVAQGVKIFRVDNPHTKPLQFWEWLIATVNAEDPDVVFLAEAFTRPAPMQGLAMAGFQQSYSYFTWRNTKEELEEFLGAVSSETADFMRPNLFVNTPDILTEFLQFGGRPGYKIRAAIAATAAPLYGVYAGYELYENVARPGSEENIDNEKYEYKLRDWAAAEESGDSLAPFLTKLNEIRREHPALRQLRNFSAHWSDDDAILVYSKHLDAALSPTGRNDTIIVVVNVDPHSVRQTMIHLDTRIWGVEPGEPFEVEELLTGQQWTWSDHDFVRLDAFHEPVHILHVKESR, encoded by the coding sequence ATCCCGCTCGCGCTCCCCTCCCCCTCCACGCCGGGGGGACGCTTCCGCCCCAAGGCCTACGTGGGCGAGGTCGTGCCGTTCCGAACGACGGCATTCCGCGAGGGGCATGACCGCATCGGAGTCCACGTGCGGCTGTTCTCGCCGTCCGGTGACGAGTCCCTGCACCGCCTCCGTCCCCTCGACGACGGCTTCGACCGCTGGGCGACGCTCGTCGCACCGCTCGAGCAGGGCGTGTGGCGTTTCCGCTTCGAGGGCTTCGCCGATGAGTTCGCCACATGGGAGCACGCCGCCGAGGTCAAGATCGCGGCCGGTGTCGACGCACCGCTCATGCGCGAGATGGGCGCGCGCCTCTTCGAGCGAGCCGCACGCGAACGCGGTCGCCCCGCGGCCGAGAAGCGGACGCTGACGGATGCCGCGGCCCGCCTGCGCGAGGCATCCGTCGACGACGACGCCGCTCTCGAGATCGTCCGCGACCCGGTCATCGCCGAGTTCTTCGCCGCGCGGCCGCTGGCGTCCCTCGTGACGGTCGGTGACACGCAGGAGCTGCTCGTCGAGCGCGAGCGCGCCGGCGTGGGCGCCTGGTACGAGTTCTTCCCGCGGTCGGAGGGGGCCCGGCTCCTCAAGGACGGCACAGTCAAGAGCGGCACGTTCCGGACGGCCGCCAAGCGGCTCCCCGCCGTCGCGGCGATGGGCTTCGAGGTGCTCTACCTGCCGCCCATCCATCCGATCGGACGCCTCAACCGCAAGGGCCGCAACAACACACTCGACCCCCAGCCCGGCGACCCCGGCTCACCGTGGGCGATCGGCGCCGCCGAGGGCGGACACGACACCGTCCACCCCGACCTCGGCTCGCTCGCCGACTTCCGCGCGTTCGTGCGCTCGGCCCAGGCCGAGGGCATCGAGGTCGCGCTCGACCTCGCGCTCCAGGCGGCTCCCGACCACCCCTGGGTGACCGAGCACCCGGAGTGGTTCACCACGTTGCCCGACGGCTCGATCGCCTACGCCGAGAACCCGCCGAAGAAGTACCAGGACATCTACCCGGTCAACTTCGACAACGACCCCGAGGGCATCAAGGCCGAAGTGCTGCGCATCGTGCGGCACTGGGTCGCGCAGGGCGTCAAGATCTTCCGCGTCGACAACCCGCACACGAAGCCCCTGCAGTTCTGGGAGTGGCTCATCGCGACCGTCAATGCGGAGGACCCCGACGTCGTGTTCCTCGCCGAGGCCTTCACGCGTCCTGCCCCGATGCAGGGCCTCGCCATGGCCGGTTTCCAGCAGAGCTACTCGTACTTCACGTGGCGCAACACCAAGGAGGAGCTCGAGGAGTTCCTCGGCGCCGTCTCGAGCGAAACGGCCGACTTCATGCGCCCCAATCTCTTCGTCAACACGCCCGACATCCTCACGGAGTTCCTGCAGTTCGGCGGACGACCCGGGTACAAGATCCGTGCCGCCATCGCGGCGACCGCAGCCCCGCTGTACGGCGTGTACGCCGGCTACGAGCTCTACGAGAACGTCGCACGCCCGGGCTCCGAAGAGAACATCGACAACGAGAAGTACGAGTACAAGCTCCGCGACTGGGCTGCCGCCGAGGAATCCGGGGACTCCCTCGCGCCCTTCCTCACCAAGCTCAACGAAATCCGCCGCGAGCACCCGGCGCTCCGTCAGCTGCGGAACTTCAGCGCGCACTGGAGCGACGACGACGCGATCCTCGTCTACTCGAAGCACCTCGACGCGGCGCTGTCGCCGACCGGTCGCAACGACACGATCATCGTCGTCGTGAACGTCGATCCGCACTCTGTCCGCCAGACGATGATCCACCTCGACACACGGATCTGGGGCGTCGAACCCGGCGAGCCGTTCGAGGTCGAAGAACTCCTCACGGGGCAGCAGTGGACGTGGTCCGATCACGACTTCGTCCGGCTCGACGCATTCCATGAGCCCGTCCACATCCTGCACGTGAAGGAGTCGCGATGA